One window of the Brevibacterium limosum genome contains the following:
- a CDS encoding aspartate aminotransferase family protein, whose protein sequence is MADESAPATALAKDRSRVLGGTYRTFYSEPLTVASAHGCTITDVNGEDYLDAYNNVPVLGHSSPAVRSAVAAELGRANSHTRYLDKGVIDYARRLVDRFPTPLEAVVFACSGSEANDLALRLATHATGRDGLIVTRHAYHGTTSAVAAISPSLVGTEVGEHVEPIDLPAWDAADFDELLAGAIAGAARRLEARGHPLGAFILDSTVTSDGILEPCSLAATAGAVRDHGGLWIADEVQSGFGRTGADWGFQRLNLIPDLVTLGKPMGNGLPISAVLGPREIFDDFGAEQRYFNTFAGTAVPVAAAEVVLTALESGDLAARAREGGRLLESLLTEAIESSGTPALVRRSGLMVGIDFETGGITAEAAAERAKAMVERLYAERILVSTTGRAGSVLKIRPPLVITDDELRELAGGFARVLVRGEAEAANAGE, encoded by the coding sequence ATGGCAGACGAATCAGCACCAGCGACCGCGTTGGCGAAGGACCGCTCACGCGTGCTCGGCGGGACCTATCGGACCTTCTACTCCGAACCGCTCACCGTCGCCTCCGCCCACGGCTGCACCATCACCGATGTCAACGGCGAGGACTACCTCGACGCCTACAACAATGTGCCGGTCCTCGGCCATTCCTCTCCGGCCGTGCGCTCCGCCGTCGCCGCGGAGCTCGGTCGCGCGAACTCGCACACGCGTTACCTCGACAAGGGAGTCATCGACTATGCGCGGCGCCTCGTCGACCGTTTTCCCACACCCCTCGAAGCCGTCGTCTTCGCCTGCAGCGGCTCCGAGGCCAATGACCTCGCTCTGCGCCTGGCCACTCATGCCACCGGCCGTGACGGACTCATCGTCACTCGCCATGCCTACCATGGGACCACCTCGGCGGTCGCCGCGATCTCCCCGAGCCTCGTCGGCACCGAGGTCGGCGAGCACGTGGAACCGATCGACCTGCCTGCCTGGGACGCCGCGGACTTCGACGAACTGCTCGCCGGGGCGATCGCCGGAGCCGCCCGGCGACTCGAGGCACGCGGGCATCCCCTCGGAGCCTTCATCCTCGACTCGACCGTGACCAGCGACGGGATCCTCGAACCTTGCTCTCTCGCAGCCACGGCAGGGGCCGTGCGCGACCACGGGGGACTCTGGATCGCCGACGAGGTGCAGTCCGGATTCGGTCGCACGGGTGCCGATTGGGGCTTCCAGCGTCTCAACCTCATCCCCGACCTCGTCACCTTGGGCAAGCCGATGGGCAACGGACTGCCGATCTCTGCGGTGCTCGGGCCACGGGAGATCTTCGACGACTTCGGTGCCGAGCAGCGCTACTTCAACACGTTCGCTGGCACAGCCGTTCCCGTCGCCGCCGCCGAGGTGGTGCTTACCGCCCTCGAATCCGGCGACCTGGCCGCACGGGCACGGGAGGGCGGTCGACTGCTCGAGAGTCTGCTCACCGAGGCGATCGAGTCCTCGGGCACACCCGCGCTGGTGCGCCGCAGCGGACTCATGGTCGGCATCGACTTCGAGACCGGGGGCATCACCGCCGAGGCGGCGGCCGAGCGGGCGAAGGCCATGGTCGAGCGCCTGTATGCCGAGCGGATCCTCGTGAGCACGACCGGGCGGGCGGGCTCGGTGCTCAAGATCCGGCCTCCGCTGGTCATCACCGACGACGAACTGCGTGAGCTCGCCGGCGGGTTCGCCCGCGTACTCGTCCGAGGCGAAGCGGAAGCCGCAAATGCAGGCGAGTGA